A genomic segment from Bradyrhizobium diazoefficiens USDA 110 encodes:
- the obgE gene encoding GTPase ObgE — MKFLDEAKVYIRSGDGGNGCVAFRREKFIEFGGPSGGNGGRGGNVIIEVADGLNTLIDYRYQQHFKAQKGENGAGSDRHGANGKNIVLKVPMGTQIFDEDRETLIHDFTNVGEKFVLAEGGNGGFGNAHFKSSTNRAPRNANPGQPGEERWIWLRLKLIADAGLVGLPNAGKSTFLSKVSAAKPKIADYPFTTLHPQLGVVNADGREFVLADIPGLIEGAHEGAGLGDRFLGHVERCRVLLHLVDATCEHAGKAYKTVRTELDAYGGLLTDKIEIVALNKIDAVEPDELKKQKDRLKRAAKKTPLLLSAATGEGVKEALRALVAVIGEAPVSAKAKSAAEAEPWSA, encoded by the coding sequence TGACGGTGGGAACGGCTGCGTGGCGTTCCGCCGCGAGAAGTTCATCGAATTCGGCGGCCCCTCCGGCGGCAATGGCGGCCGCGGCGGCAACGTCATCATCGAGGTCGCGGACGGGCTCAACACGCTGATCGACTACCGCTACCAGCAGCATTTCAAGGCCCAGAAGGGCGAGAATGGCGCAGGCTCGGACCGTCACGGCGCCAACGGCAAGAACATCGTGCTGAAGGTGCCGATGGGCACGCAGATCTTCGATGAAGACCGCGAGACGCTGATCCACGACTTCACCAATGTCGGCGAGAAATTCGTGCTCGCCGAGGGCGGCAATGGCGGCTTCGGCAACGCGCATTTCAAATCCTCGACCAACCGCGCGCCGCGCAACGCCAATCCCGGCCAGCCCGGCGAGGAGCGCTGGATCTGGCTGCGGCTGAAACTGATCGCGGATGCGGGCCTCGTCGGCCTGCCCAATGCCGGCAAGTCGACCTTCCTCTCCAAGGTCAGCGCGGCCAAGCCGAAGATCGCCGACTATCCCTTCACCACGCTGCATCCGCAGCTCGGCGTCGTGAATGCAGACGGCCGCGAATTCGTGCTGGCCGACATTCCCGGTCTGATCGAGGGCGCGCATGAAGGCGCGGGCCTCGGCGACCGCTTCCTCGGCCATGTCGAGCGCTGCCGCGTGCTGCTGCATCTCGTCGATGCGACCTGCGAGCACGCCGGCAAGGCCTACAAGACGGTGCGCACAGAGCTCGATGCCTATGGCGGGCTGCTCACCGACAAGATCGAGATCGTCGCGCTGAACAAGATCGACGCGGTCGAGCCGGACGAGCTCAAGAAGCAGAAGGACCGGCTGAAGCGCGCCGCCAAGAAGACGCCGCTGCTGCTCTCCGCCGCGACCGGAGAGGGCGTGAAGGAAGCGTTGCGCGCGCTTGTCGCAGTGATCGGCGAGGCCCCGGTGTCCGCCAAGGCGAAGAGCGCCGCCGAAGCCGAGCCCTGGTCGGCTTAA